Sequence from the Candidatus Palauibacter scopulicola genome:
TACTTTTTCTTCATGGCGGGCCAGTCCGCGCCGTGCATGTTGGGGTCGTAGAAGTAATCGCGGTTGATCCTCCAGGCCTCATCGTAGATCTGACGCCACTCCGCCCGCGGGTCGATCCGCACCTGGACGTCGGCGACGCGGAGCCGGTCCGCGCCGGATCCGATGTCCGTCCCGCCGGCGTTGCCGATGAACCAGCCGCCGGACGTCGCGTACAGCACGCTCCTGCGGTCCGCGGAAAGATCGTAGAAGCGCGTGCCGCCGACCACCGTCGCCGCCTCGCGGTCGGCGAGGGAGAAGCGGTGGAGGCTGGGGCCCGCACCGGGGCTTCCGAACCCGCTGGCCGTCTCGCTTCGGACGTAGAAGAGCTGGCCCGGGTCGCCGGGCTGCAGGTTCGCGTAGCCGGCTTCGGGCAATGGCAGGGCGAGGATCCGCTGGTCGAGCCCGTCGAAGTCGATGCGGACCGTCACCTCCTCCCCTTCGTCGGCCCCCTCCGCCGCCGGTTCCGCCTCATCCCCCGCCTCCTCGTCGCTCTCCCTCGCCAGCGGGGACGGCGTGCCCTTCTCGAGCACCACGAGATAAATCGCGTTCGTACTCTCGAAGTCGTTGTTCGACTGGGCGAACCACTGCACGACGGGGCCCGCGTCGGTGGATGACGTGAGATAGAGGTACTTGCCGCCGGCGTCGAAGACGGCCTCGGACACGTCGCTGAGGCCGTCCGTGACCGCCGTCGTCTCGCCCGTTTCCAATAGGTGCACGTAGGCGGTGCGGATGTTGGTCTCGTTGTTGCGCGTGTAGACGAGCCAGCGCGAATCCGGCGACCAGGCGTGCGAGGGCGGGGGCAGCGGGCCGTACATCACGTCGGCGTCCACGCGGTGCGTGTCCCCGGAGGCGAGATCGATCCAGTACACGGCCCGCGAGTTGTCCGTGTAGCTGATCTTCGTGCCGTCGGGCGACCACACCGGGTCCGCGTAGAACCCGGCGCCATCCAGGGCGTAGCGGCGCGCCTCTCCCGCACCCGACTGCGGAGCCACGTACAGCCGGTACTCGCCCGAGGCGTCGGAGAACCAGGCGATCGACTCTCCGTCCGGCGACCAGGCGGGGCTCCGCTCGTGGGCGGCGGTCGACTGCGTGAGGTTGCGGTCGTCCCCCTTGTCGCGCGGCAAGGTGACGATCTCGCCCCGGAACTCGAAGACGGCGCGGGTGCCGGAGGGCGAGAGGCTCGCGCCGCGGACGAAGTTCTCACCGCCGGCGTAGCGGGGCCGCACTTCCAGGAGGTCCGTCGCGATCCGCACCGGCACCAGGTGGCTCGCGCCCGGGCCGGGATCGAGCAGGTGCAGCCGCCCGGCCTGCTCGTAGGCGATGCGGCCGGCGCCGGCCGACGCGTTCAGCACCGGGAAGTCCTCGTGCGCGGTGATCCGCGAGACGTGCCCGGTCCCCGTGTCGTAGGCGTGGACGTTGAACTCCCCGTCGCGGTCCGAGCGGAAGTAGACGCGGTCCCCGATCCACATGGGATCCGTGTCGTTCGAGCGGCCCTCCGGCTGCGGAATCTGCACGACGGAATGGTCCGCCACGTCGTAGATCCAGATCCGCGTCGTCGTCCCGCCCCGGTAATTCTTCCACTGCGTGAAGGCTTCGTACAGCGGCGTGTAGGCGATCTTCGCGCCGTCCGGCGAATAGGTCGCCTTGAACGCGTGCGGAATGGGCAACTGCTCAGGGTGTCCGCCGCTCGTCGCGACCGTGAACAACTGCGCGTGGCGGCCCGTGTAGGCGTTCCGTCCCGACGAAAAGAGCACCGCCGACCCGTCGGGCGTGAAGCTCTGGACGACATCGGCTCCGGGGTGCCACGTGAGCCGGGCGGGCACACCGCCCTCCGCGGGCACGAGAAAGACATCGGTGTTGCCGTCGTACTCGCCGCTGAACGCGATCCATTCGCCGTCCGGCGAGAAGCGCGGGTTGAACTCGACGCCGACGTGCGAGGTCAGCCTGCGCGGCGAACTCCCGTCGATGTCCGCGGTCCACAGGTCGCCGGCGTACGCGAACGCGATCCGGTCCGCGCTCACCGCAGGCTGCGCGAGCATGAGCGTGCCGGCGGCGTCCTGTGCCCAGGCGGGCCGGAACGAGGCCGCGAGGAGCATGGCGGTGAACGTCGTGAGGCGGAGGGAGCGTGCCTTCGAACTTGCCTTCATTGGAGCCTTCGCAATCTGAGGTGGTCTCGAATCGAGCCGCGAACGGCGCCTGATTGTACGTCGGGAGACGTCGAAACCGGTACCGGCGGCCGGCCGTATCGACTCCGCGTCGACACCGGATCGACCTTGGTCGTGCGGTTGCCCGCCCGCGTCGGGCTTCCTTACCGTCTCTCGCGCGAGCGTCGTTACCCGCTTCGAACCTGCCCCGGAGTTACCCAATGAACACGCGTTTCGTTCGCCGTCCCCGTCGCCCGACTGGCACCGCCGCTTCCGCGCTCTGCGCCGGACTTCTCGCCCTTTTCGCGGCCGCCGGGGTCGCGGCCCAAAGCACGACGCTTGAGATCGGCCGGACGCTGTCGGGCACGCTCGCCGCGGGCGACACGGCGCGCTATACGATCGAGGCAAACGAGAACGACTTCGTCCTCGGCGAGGTGGATCAGATCTCCGTCGATGTGACGGCGCGCGTCCTGGATCCCGACGGAACGCAGGTCGGCCGTTTCGGCGGACTTGGGCGCGGCGTCGAGCGCTTCGGCGGGCGGACATCCGGCGCGGGCGTCCACACGCTGGAACTGATCGTTGCGGGAGACGACCCGAAGGCCGGCGGGCGCTACGAGATCACGCTGCTGCGGCACGAACCCGTCGCGACGGATCCGGAGGCACTCGCCGAGCAGATCATGTCCCGCTTCGACGGGCCGCATTCTCCGGGAGGCGCGGTGCGCGTGTGGCGCGACGGCCGCACGCTCTTCTCGAAGGCCTACGGGATGGCGAACCTCGCCTACGACCTCCCCTTCGAGGAGGAAACCCGGACGAACATCGGCTCGACCTCGAAGCAGTTCACCGCCTTCGCGATCATGCTGCAGGCGGAGCGCGGGCTCCTCTCCCTCGACGACGACATCCGGAAGCACATCCCCGAACTCCCGGAGTTCAAGCAGACAATCCGGGTGAAGCACCTGATCACCCACACGTCGGGACTGCGCGAATTCCTGAACCTGCTGCGGATGACGGGACGCCGTCTCGACCACGGCGACTGGATCGACCGCTCCGAACTCATCGACATCGTGCAGCGGCAGCCCGCCCTCCAGAACGAGCCCGGTGGTGAGTGGAACTACAACAACACGGCGTTCGGCCTCGCGGCCGTCATCGTCGAGCGGACCTCCGGCCAGGACTTCCACGTCTTCATGCGGGAGAACGTGTTCGGCCCGCTGGGCATGACCGGGACCATGGTGCGGCCCTCCACCCGACACATTGTCCCGAACATGTCCGAGGGCTACACGCCGGGACCGGACGGATACCGTCAGATCGGAGACCTCGGCGGCGCGGTCGGCGCCGGGTCGATCTACAGCACGGTCCCGGACCTCCAGACGTGGGCCGAGAACTACGCGAACCCGCGGGTCGGCACGCGGGAGAGCATCGACGAGATGACGACGTCGTTCGTCCTCAACGACGGAGAGGAGACGGGGTACGGGTACGGTCTCT
This genomic interval carries:
- a CDS encoding serine hydrolase, whose protein sequence is MNTRFVRRPRRPTGTAASALCAGLLALFAAAGVAAQSTTLEIGRTLSGTLAAGDTARYTIEANENDFVLGEVDQISVDVTARVLDPDGTQVGRFGGLGRGVERFGGRTSGAGVHTLELIVAGDDPKAGGRYEITLLRHEPVATDPEALAEQIMSRFDGPHSPGGAVRVWRDGRTLFSKAYGMANLAYDLPFEEETRTNIGSTSKQFTAFAIMLQAERGLLSLDDDIRKHIPELPEFKQTIRVKHLITHTSGLREFLNLLRMTGRRLDHGDWIDRSELIDIVQRQPALQNEPGGEWNYNNTAFGLAAVIVERTSGQDFHVFMRENVFGPLGMTGTMVRPSTRHIVPNMSEGYTPGPDGYRQIGDLGGAVGAGSIYSTVPDLQTWAENYANPRVGTRESIDEMTTSFVLNDGEETGYGYGLSVGEQGGLKRVSHGGADVAHRSMFVYFPEINAGLTTQSNHAQFDSGVAYELAAAFFKDAMEEEEEDDAADAGEFDSADYDPEAFDEFAGRYSLDAAPDFILTFTREDDTFYAQATGQQRLEIVPTSDSTFRLLAVEASVTFLRDPEGDVEGLTLHQNGDNHATRLLDDEAAGWEPTADDLADFAGRFFSDELETFYTLAVEDGTLVLHQRRLDRAELEPGEEDRFSGGGLSFAFERDRNGEVIGFYLSNVRTRDVRFGRVR
- a CDS encoding PDZ domain-containing protein, whose amino-acid sequence is MKASSKARSLRLTTFTAMLLAASFRPAWAQDAAGTLMLAQPAVSADRIAFAYAGDLWTADIDGSSPRRLTSHVGVEFNPRFSPDGEWIAFSGEYDGNTDVFLVPAEGGVPARLTWHPGADVVQSFTPDGSAVLFSSGRNAYTGRHAQLFTVATSGGHPEQLPIPHAFKATYSPDGAKIAYTPLYEAFTQWKNYRGGTTTRIWIYDVADHSVVQIPQPEGRSNDTDPMWIGDRVYFRSDRDGEFNVHAYDTGTGHVSRITAHEDFPVLNASAGAGRIAYEQAGRLHLLDPGPGASHLVPVRIATDLLEVRPRYAGGENFVRGASLSPSGTRAVFEFRGEIVTLPRDKGDDRNLTQSTAAHERSPAWSPDGESIAWFSDASGEYRLYVAPQSGAGEARRYALDGAGFYADPVWSPDGTKISYTDNSRAVYWIDLASGDTHRVDADVMYGPLPPPSHAWSPDSRWLVYTRNNETNIRTAYVHLLETGETTAVTDGLSDVSEAVFDAGGKYLYLTSSTDAGPVVQWFAQSNNDFESTNAIYLVVLEKGTPSPLARESDEEAGDEAEPAAEGADEGEEVTVRIDFDGLDQRILALPLPEAGYANLQPGDPGQLFYVRSETASGFGSPGAGPSLHRFSLADREAATVVGGTRFYDLSADRRSVLYATSGGWFIGNAGGTDIGSGADRLRVADVQVRIDPRAEWRQIYDEAWRINRDYFYDPNMHGADWPAMKKKYAVFLPHLTSRADLNRLMTWLHSEIAVGHHRGGGGDFLHETDDVPGGLLGADFVVDQGRYRFEKVYGGLNWNPGLRSPLTEPGVEVEAGEYLLAVEGVALSAPENLYSRFENTAGRIVSITVGPSPDGTGSRTVDVVPVANEGALRNRDWVEGNLARVDEATDGRVAYVYVPNTAGAGHEYFKRYFFPQTNREAVIIDERHNGGGQIADYYINILRRPYMSHWAMRYGADLVTPQGAIPGPKVMLIDETAGSGGDMLPWMFRKLDMGTLIGRRTWGGLVGVLGFPVLMDGGSITAPNLAIWTEDGFIVENVGVPPDIEVEQWPAEVIAGVDPQLEKAIEVVLEQLEASPVATPERPPFPIRVRRP